AATACAATGTTATCCTTACCTATGAAGTGGATAAGTTCGGTATCTTGAGATAACCAGTAATCTTTCCATCGTTCCTTGTCCCATTCTATAGTAGAAGATATATATCCAATTAGAGCTTCAAACCAAACATATATAACCTTACCTTTAGCTTGTGGTAGTGGGACAGGAATCCCCCAATCAATATCTCTGGTTACAGGTCTTGGTTCCAGTCCATCTTTTAACCACGATTTAACAAATGAGATTACATTTTCCTTCCACGCTTGCTTACTTTTAAGCCAGCTTTCAAACTCTAACTGTAATAGGTCTAATCTTAGAAACCAGTGCTTAGTTACCCGTTTTATAGGTGTATCACTACATATCTGGCATTTTGGTTCTTTAAGCATTGTTGGTTCAAGCCATCTTCCACAATGCTCACATTGGTCGCCACGTGCACCTTTATAATTACAATATGGACATATACCTTCAACAAATCGCTCCGGTAGGAAACGTTTGCAGTTGTTGCAATATAATTGCTCGGAGTCCTTTGGGGTAAGGTAGCCTTTTCTATAGAGTTTTAGAAAGAAATTTTGTGCTGTTTTGTGATGTAATGGGCTTGAAGTTCTTGAAAAATTATCGTATTTTATTCCAAAATTATCGAGACTTTCTTTAATATTTAAGTAGTACTTATTTACAATTTGCTCCGGGGTAGTCTTCTCTTGAAGTGCTTTCATAGTGATAAGAACACCATGCTCATCTGTTCCGCATATGTGAATTATATCTCTACCCTTAAGTTTTTGATATCTCACATATATGTCTGCTGGTAGGTAGCAGCCTGCGAGGTGTCCTATATGTATAGGACCATTTGCATAAGGGAGAGCAGATGTTACAAGAATACGCTTCATTTATCTTCTTTCTCTATTTCTTCGTAAAGTTTTCTCTCATAAGCAAGACAGCACATTAATCTTCCGCAAACTCCTGTTAACTTTGAAGTACCACAAGATAGATGCTGTAGTCTTATAAAGTCAAGAGTAATAGACTCAAATTCAGTAAGGAAGGCACTGCAACATACTGGTCTTCCACATATTCCGTAAGCATTAAAGCGTTTTGCATAGTCTCTAGCACCAATCTGACGCAGTTCTATTCTACTCTTACACACTTTGGCAATTTCTTTCATAAATGATTTGAGATCAATTTTCTTCTCACTGAGAAAATCTACCCGTATCAAACTCCTATCAAATTGGATATGAACAGTTACCACTTTTATTGGAATTTCAAGCTCTTTTGCTTTCTCTTCACAGAGATTGTAGATTCTTAACTCGTCTACTTTAATCCTCTTGTATTCCTCAATATCGTCCGGGGTTGCTTTCTGTATTATTTGAGTTGAACTCTCACCTGAATCAAGCAGTTTAGCTATTCTGCCTATTTCTTTTCCTCTTTTGGCTTTAAAAATGACAAAGTCACCAGGTTTAAGTTCTAACTCATATGGATAGAAAGAAAACTCCCTTTCCCCATCTTCAAATTCTACTTCACAAATCATGGCAATTCTTTCGCCAGCCTGTATAAGACAAGTTTTTTATCTACATTTTGTTTTAATGCATAAAATATCTCATTACATACAACTATTGCTTTTAGTGTTTCTTCAATTGAAACATCTCTATTAAGTCCGAGGTCATTATTTTTAATTAACTTATGAATACCAAGCTTTTTAAAAAGTGAGTCCATATATAGCTCTTGAGTAAAAAGTAAGAGCTCTGTCTCATCTAACAGCTCTATCTTTCCTATCTCTTGCATTCTGAGAGGCTGTGGTGTATTAAGAAATTCAATAAGATTATTTCGTAACTCATTTTCTTCTGTCTCCAGTAGTCTTAGTGCTCGTTTAATACTCCCATTGGCAAGTTGTGAAGCAGATTTAATTGAGATTTTGCTCTCTATAGCTTTACTGCATTTTAAAAAATTCTCAATTTCATAGGAGCTAAGCCTACCAAATTTTACTTCTTGGCATCTTGACCTAATTGTAGGGAAAATGAACTCTTTTTTTGAAGTAGTAAGTATGAAAACAGTTGAACAAGGCGGTTCTTCCAATAGTTTTAGGAATGAGTTAGCTGCCTCTTCAGTAAGGGTATCAGCTTCCTTTATTATTGTGACCCTAAATTTAAGCCAGATAGAACGATAGGAATACCTTTCTTTAATGTTCTTTATTTGTTCAATAAGAATATTTCCCTTCTCTCCGGGTGTTATTAGTTCAAAATCTGGATTCCTGTTACTTTCTATCTCTTTACAGGTTGTACACCTATCACATGAATCGTGTTTACCTTGCTCACAATTTAATGCTTTTGCAAATGTTATAGCCGTTGATGTTTTGCCAATACCATCTGGTCCATAAAAGAGGTAAGCGTTGGCAATTCTTTGATTCCTTAGGTGTGAACTTAAGATTTTTTTTGCTATTTCCTGGCCTATGATATCATTAAATGACATTTTATCTTAGCCATACCATAGGGTCGACTGCCTTTCCACTCTCTCTCACTTCAAAATGCAGTCTCGGCTCTTCTAATAAACCTGTAGTCCCTACTTTTCCTATTACTTCACCTTTTTTGACTTTATCTCCCTTTGTTACTAAAATTTCAGAAAGGTGTGCATATAGAGTGTGAAATCCATTTTTGTGGTCAAGTAAAACAATTTTACCATAGCCAAGGAATATCCCTTCATAGGCTACCTCTCCATCTGCCACTGCCACAACAGGTGTCCCATATTCTGCTTTTATATCAATCCCATTATTTACAAGTTTTGTGCCAAGTTCAGGGTCTATCACTGTTCCAAACCAGCTTACTACCTCTCCTCTGACAGGCCATATCATTGGACCAAATTTTTTTACAGGGTATTTTTCAAGTCTAGCAATAAGTGCCTCCAAATAGGAGCGTGATTTTTCAAGTTCTTCCACAAGTCTTGCTTTATTTGATTTCTCTTTCCTCACCTCTTTAAGTATAAGTGATTTCATTTCACGTTGACGAGAGCTTTTTACCTTTTCGCTTTCCTCATCCTTCCTTATTTTTGATAGCTTTATAGACTTTTCTCTTTCCATTTCTTCTTTAGTGAATAAATTATTACTTAATTCTTTAAGCTCGTTACATCTGGTTGCATCTTTTTTAAAAAATTCTTGTACATAAAAGAAAATTTGCTCTCCAGTGTAAGAGATTGGCGGAATAAAATTTGGTATCTGAGATTGGTACATAAGCGTAATATGCTCCTTAAAAAGGTGTTTTTGATGCTCCAGCTGGGTATCTGTTTTTTTCCTACTAACTCTTAGATTAGCGATTGATTCTTTCAATCTCTGCTCTTGAATCTTTAACTCCTTGATTTTCTTTTCTGATAATGAGATTTGATAATCTATATCACGTAATTGAGCGAGGATGGCCTTTTCTTTCTCTCTTATTTCTTCAACTTCTTTTTTTGTAACATTAAGCTTTTCTTTCACATCCTGTAATTTCTTCTTGTAATCCTCAGCCCAGAGTAAAAGTGGAATAGCTAATATAATAAAGAGTTTGCGCATTTCAAATTAGATAATATCAGAAACTTGATAGAATGTCAAGGTTATTCTCCACTTTACTACTTTCCTACTTCATAGACTCTATGTACTGA
This is a stretch of genomic DNA from bacterium. It encodes these proteins:
- the ricT gene encoding regulatory iron-sulfur-containing complex subunit RicT, with protein sequence MICEVEFEDGEREFSFYPYELELKPGDFVIFKAKRGKEIGRIAKLLDSGESSTQIIQKATPDDIEEYKRIKVDELRIYNLCEEKAKELEIPIKVVTVHIQFDRSLIRVDFLSEKKIDLKSFMKEIAKVCKSRIELRQIGARDYAKRFNAYGICGRPVCCSAFLTEFESITLDFIRLQHLSCGTSKLTGVCGRLMCCLAYERKLYEEIEKEDK
- a CDS encoding peptidoglycan DD-metalloendopeptidase family protein; the encoded protein is MRKLFIILAIPLLLWAEDYKKKLQDVKEKLNVTKKEVEEIREKEKAILAQLRDIDYQISLSEKKIKELKIQEQRLKESIANLRVSRKKTDTQLEHQKHLFKEHITLMYQSQIPNFIPPISYTGEQIFFYVQEFFKKDATRCNELKELSNNLFTKEEMEREKSIKLSKIRKDEESEKVKSSRQREMKSLILKEVRKEKSNKARLVEELEKSRSYLEALIARLEKYPVKKFGPMIWPVRGEVVSWFGTVIDPELGTKLVNNGIDIKAEYGTPVVAVADGEVAYEGIFLGYGKIVLLDHKNGFHTLYAHLSEILVTKGDKVKKGEVIGKVGTTGLLEEPRLHFEVRESGKAVDPMVWLR
- a CDS encoding DNA polymerase III subunit, with protein sequence MSFNDIIGQEIAKKILSSHLRNQRIANAYLFYGPDGIGKTSTAITFAKALNCEQGKHDSCDRCTTCKEIESNRNPDFELITPGEKGNILIEQIKNIKERYSYRSIWLKFRVTIIKEADTLTEEAANSFLKLLEEPPCSTVFILTTSKKEFIFPTIRSRCQEVKFGRLSSYEIENFLKCSKAIESKISIKSASQLANGSIKRALRLLETEENELRNNLIEFLNTPQPLRMQEIGKIELLDETELLLFTQELYMDSLFKKLGIHKLIKNNDLGLNRDVSIEETLKAIVVCNEIFYALKQNVDKKLVLYRLAKELP